The Deltaproteobacteria bacterium genome includes a window with the following:
- a CDS encoding 3-deoxy-8-phosphooctulonate synthase: MTTKLVKAGEVEIGGGRPLAIIAGPCVIESKDSALRHAAALKAIADRVGVPYVFKSSYDKANRSSVNSFRGPGLVKGLEILAEVKAKIGVPILTDVHETEQIAAVKEVADILQIPAFLCRQTDFVVAVAQSGRVVNVKKGQFLAPWDMGNVIEKIRATGNEQILLTERGVSFGYNNLVSDMRSLVVMGQLGYPVVFDATHSLQLPGGLGNASGGERKFVPALARAGVAVGIDALFMEVHEDPEHALSDGPNSLALDSFENLLNAVKQIDALIRTTVPR, encoded by the coding sequence ATGACTACCAAGTTGGTAAAAGCCGGTGAGGTCGAGATCGGCGGCGGCCGGCCGTTGGCGATCATCGCCGGCCCTTGTGTGATCGAGAGCAAGGATTCGGCTCTACGCCATGCCGCCGCGCTCAAAGCGATCGCCGACCGTGTCGGCGTGCCATACGTTTTTAAATCATCCTACGACAAAGCCAATCGCAGTTCGGTCAATTCTTTTCGCGGACCTGGCCTAGTCAAGGGTTTGGAAATCCTCGCCGAGGTCAAAGCCAAAATCGGCGTACCGATTCTCACCGACGTCCATGAGACAGAGCAAATTGCGGCGGTGAAAGAAGTCGCCGACATTCTCCAGATTCCCGCCTTTCTGTGCCGCCAAACCGACTTCGTCGTCGCCGTGGCCCAGTCGGGCCGCGTGGTCAACGTCAAGAAGGGGCAGTTTCTGGCGCCCTGGGACATGGGCAATGTAATCGAAAAAATTCGCGCCACCGGCAACGAGCAGATATTGCTCACCGAGCGCGGCGTCTCTTTTGGCTATAACAATTTGGTTTCCGACATGCGTTCGTTAGTAGTGATGGGCCAGCTTGGCTATCCGGTGGTTTTCGACGCTACCCACAGTCTTCAGTTGCCCGGCGGATTGGGTAACGCCTCGGGCGGCGAGCGCAAATTTGTTCCCGCCCTGGCGCGCGCCGGTGTGGCGGTGGGCATCGACGCGTTGTTCATGGAAGTGCACGAAGATCCCGAGCACGCGCTGAGCGACGGACCGAACTCTCTGGCTCTGGATAGTTTTGAAAATCTCCTCAACGCAGTCAAGCAGATCGACGCGCTGATTCGCACCACGGTGCCAAGATGA
- a CDS encoding KpsF/GutQ family sugar-phosphate isomerase, whose protein sequence is MKSSKATEQLKRAAAVLRNEADGVLSLIDRLDDNFIAAVELLRDCTGKVVVTGVGKSGHICAKIAATLASTGTPAFFLHSGEALHGDLGMVMSGDVILAVSNSGETDEILRLLPHFKQHGLKLIAMTGNTQSSLAKSSEAVLNVGIKDEACPLGLAPTTSTTAALAMGDALAVVLLEEKGFKQEDFAFRHPGGILGRRLFLRVADLMCRAEQLPLVQEETLVKEALFEITSKRLGVTGVVNGQGQLVGVITDGDLRRGLAARGQILHLQAKEIMTANPKTIPADTLATEAMAVMERYPITSLFIVEERSNKPLGVVHLHDLVKAGI, encoded by the coding sequence ATGAAGTCGAGCAAGGCGACAGAACAGCTCAAGCGAGCCGCCGCCGTGCTGCGTAACGAAGCCGATGGCGTGCTCTCGTTGATTGATCGGCTCGATGACAATTTCATTGCCGCCGTGGAACTGCTGCGCGATTGCACGGGAAAAGTCGTCGTCACCGGCGTCGGCAAGTCGGGCCATATTTGCGCCAAGATCGCGGCGACGCTGGCGAGCACCGGCACGCCGGCTTTTTTTCTTCATTCCGGCGAAGCTTTGCATGGCGATCTCGGCATGGTCATGAGCGGCGACGTGATTTTGGCGGTGTCCAACAGCGGTGAAACCGACGAGATTTTGAGATTGCTGCCGCACTTTAAACAACATGGATTGAAGTTGATCGCCATGACCGGCAATACCCAATCGTCCCTCGCTAAATCGAGCGAAGCGGTCTTGAACGTCGGCATCAAAGACGAAGCCTGTCCGTTGGGTTTGGCGCCAACCACCAGCACCACCGCGGCTTTGGCCATGGGCGATGCGCTGGCGGTGGTGCTGCTGGAAGAAAAAGGTTTCAAGCAAGAGGATTTCGCCTTTCGCCATCCCGGCGGGATTTTGGGTCGCCGGCTGTTTTTGCGGGTGGCCGACTTGATGTGCCGCGCTGAACAGCTGCCGCTGGTACAAGAAGAAACCTTGGTGAAAGAGGCGCTTTTCGAAATCACCTCGAAGCGGTTGGGTGTCACCGGTGTCGTGAACGGCCAAGGTCAACTCGTCGGTGTGATCACCGACGGCGATCTGCGCCGGGGCCTGGCCGCGCGCGGCCAGATTCTCCACCTTCAAGCTAAAGAGATCATGACCGCCAATCCGAAAACCATTCCCGCCGACACTTTGGCCACCGAAGCGATGGCGGTGATGGAACGGTATCCGATTACTTCCCTGTTCATCGTTGAAGAGCGCAGCAATAAACCCCTCGGCGTAGTCCACCTGCACGACCTGGTTAAAGCCGGGATCTAA